The Aspergillus fumigatus Af293 chromosome 5, whole genome shotgun sequence nucleotide sequence TTGATGAGCAGGTCGACGCTACCCTCGACAACCTTCTCGTTGAgttcggcaagaagatcctcGAGATCATCCCCGGCAAGGTCTCCACTGAGGTTGATGCCCGGTTCTCCTTCGACACCCAGGCTTCCGTCGACAAGGCCCTTCACATCGTCAAGGTACGCCAGACCTGACTGAATCAGCAGATAACGAAACATAGCTGACTCGCGCAGCTCTACGAGCAACAAGGCATCTCCAAGGACCGTATTCTTATCAAGATCGCCTCCACCTGGGAGGGTATCAAGGCCGCCCACATCCTGCAGTCTCAGCACGGCATCAACTGCAACCTGACCCTCATGTTCTCCCTTGTCCAggccattgctgctgctgaggctggtGCTTTCCTCATCTCCCCCTTCGTCGGCCGTATCCTGGACTGGTACAAGGCTGCGCACAAGCGCGACTTCAGCCCCGAGGAGGATCCCGGTGTCAAGTCCGTTCAGAGCATTTTCAACTACTACAAGAAGCATGGGTACAAGACCATCGTCATGGGAGCTTCCTTCCGTAACACCGGCGAGATCACGGAGTTGGCTGGCTGTGATTACCTGACCATTTCGGTATGTCATCCGTCGAACATATTTGGCCGGACCAAGACTAACCTAGAGGTAGCCCAACCTACTCGAGGAGTTGTACAACTCGACAGCCTCCGTCCCCAAGAAGCTCGATGCCGCCAGCGCCGCCAGCCTCGACATCCCCAAACGCAGCTACATCAACGACGAGGCTGCCTTCCGCTTCGACTTCAACGAGGAGGCTATGGCCGTTGAGAAGCTGCGTGAAGGTATCTCCAAGTTCGCGGCTGACGCCGTCACCCTCAAGgagctcctcaagcagaagatcCAGGCTTAGATTGGAAACTGCCTTGATCTGCCCTGCTGTTGAATcttgtttcttttttgttAATGTCTTTCTCTGTTAAGATTGGCGGCATGGAAAATTGGCCTCGTAGATATGAACGAATCATTTAATGAATTCTCCACATCATTTGAAAGAAAATGGCAAGCTTTCAGTCTTCTGGTACTTTTTAGTTGCTACGTAGGCTTAATGGAAGGAACATGTTCGAGGATGGTCGGAAAATCGCTGGAGGTGTTCAATCCCCGAGGTACGTCATCTGGAACTGAATCAAACCTCTCCACTCGAGGGAGAGCTGAGAGTATTAGGTGGTTTTCGTACTTATATCCAAGGCTCATTATCACGAATGCCGTACAAACAAACACAATCGAGATACTCCATACTTGAATTATTTTCAGTCATTACTtggatactccgtacagggTCGCACAGTTGTTCGTTAGCTTACAAATGATGATCACGGGATTACGGGTTTAGTATGGCAGCCATTCCCGCGGATCTGCCGCTTCTCGCTCAGCTCTGAGGCATCATCTGTATCCGCAGTCGAGACCGAACGGCTTATGAATCGATCTTTACAACGAGCGATATTTGGTACTTGGTACAATACCGTACATACCCAGAGTTCCGAAACTGAGCTGTCTAAACCGTAAATCGTCGACTAAGCCAAGAGTCCCCTGTACATGCTCTTGACACCAGAAATACACAAACAAACGTCATTCCGACGACCCCGCCAACACAGGTGGGGGTaactcttcttcgctttttTGAGAGGCCAACAGCTCCCAAGGGCCCCAATAAGGAGGTGAAGTCGAGGCAGATGGGTCATGGATGGAAAGCAGACGAAAATTGGACCGATTGGAATCCTATcgaatacggagtagagtacggagtaatacCCTGTGAATCCACCCTGTAGACTACTATTTGCATCCTAACCTAGGCAGTTATTAGTAGTAGAAATTACCCCTCGTCCCAAGGTTTGCCTCTTgacttctcctcgtcctctctccatcgtcatctttGCCATCAACTTGCTCGAATCTTTGTTCTAATCATATTCCAACAAGACATAAGTTCAAACCTTCAAAATGGTCAAGGCTGGTAGGTGACTTATGCTTATTTATATTGCCTTTTCGTGTTTTTTATTGGTATCTGCTTGTTGGTGGGATCCACGATCGACCGTGGCCGGGGACCTTGAGTGAGCACATTTGAGCACCTTGCGATCCAGCCTCGCCAGCTTCCTGGCCTATCACCCGTCATCGTTGGATCCCAGCTCTGGGGTAATTAAGCGTACTGGCTGCTGTCGACAGACAATGGATGCGGCTATTTGCTCCTTGCTCTGTCTATGCTTGCTGCCTTGGTCTGGTCCACATGGCTAGTGGGAAAAGGGAAGCTGTGGACGGGCTCTACCTTATCTGAGCCACCAGTATGCAAGGAGTTACGCCCCCAGTCAGTGCAGATGAGCGAACCGAACGAGCTTCTGCCGTTTTCTGGAAGCTTTTTGTACTTTTTGCCGTTCCTACCTTCGCAGGATGACTAACTCTCCCATCAGTTGCTGTCCTCCGTGGTGACTCCAAGATCACCGGCACTGTCACCTTCGAGCAGGCCGACGAGAACTCTCCCACCACCGTCTCTTGGAACATCAAGGGCAACGACCCCAACGCCAAGCGTGGCTTCCATGTCCACCAGTTCGGTGACAACACCAACGGCTGCACCTCCGCTGGTCCTCACTGTATGTCCTCTTCCCAGTGGTCACTCTGAGAACCAGAACTGACCGACCTCCAGTCAACCCCTATGGCAAGACCCATGGAGCTCCTGAGGACTCCGAGCGCCATGTCGGTGACCTTGGTAACTTCGAGACCGATGCTGAGGGTAACGCCGTCGGCTCCAAGCAGGACAAGCTTATTAAGCTGATTGGTGCCGAGAGCGTTCTGGGCGtaagtttttttttttctgcaGATGGTAATGCATAGAGTTAACAGTGAGCTGACAACAATGTTAGCGGACCTTGGTCGTTCACGCCGGTACCGACGACCTCGGAAGGGGTGGCAACGAGGAGTCCAAGAAGACTGGTAACGCTGGTGCTCGTCCCGCCTGTGGTAAGTGCATCTCGGTCTATGGACACAAAAGGAGGATGTACGTTAACTTGTTGTCTCTTTCGACAGGTGTCATTGGTATCGCCGCTTAAGCGCGAATCAATTTTGATTAGCATAAAAGTGCTTGGATCATCGTCGGACTGGGAATAAGTAACAGAATGATATTTGTTCGAGTACCAGGAGGAAAAGTTCCAAGAAAGGAGTCCGTTCTGAACTCACAGCTGTTCAGATCTTAGCTGCTGAATAGCATTCACGAATTGATGTGCTTTTTAAAGATGAAATAGTTGCCCCAAACATAGCTATTAATTCACTTGTCACTTTGGATGACCCAAGATCTATGTAAAAGGTTATTTCAAAGTCTCCTTTAACGTACTTAGCCGAATGACACCTATCAGTATCGCCAATGGGCCCTGCCCCTGGCTGGAGCCTGGAGACACAGTTAGCGGCTTCCCCCACAGAAAGTCAGGTGGCCCCAAACTGGAAGCTCTCCCTCCTCACGAGTTCACCTTGATCTGGATTTCCCATCAGTCTCTTGtatctttgctttttcgtTCTTCTAATTCTGTCTTTCCCAATTTCTTCGAATCAATTGATTGTTGCTGCAACaatctctttttctcttcccccgTAAATCTCTTATCGTCCCAGGTCTTCTGTGGCTTCCTCAGTATGCCTCTGGAAGCCCGCGTGAAATCTGTCCTGTCGGGCGACACTGTTGTCCTGTCCCATGTCACGAACCCTGGGCAGGAACGCACACTTAGTCTTGCATATGTCTCAGCTCCTAGACTGAGGAGAGAAGGCGACGAGGTGAGATTTTAGATTTCCGAGATTCAATTGGTCTCGTCGCTTCGTTGCTTTTGGAATCCTGTCTTCCTGTTGTCTGGATAGGTGGCCTCTAATCTCCGCCCATTCCAGCTCCAACACGCCCAATTGGCACATTTCATTCTACACATAGCCCTTCAGAAATGCTTTATTCTCTTTGATTGAACTGCTATCCCGAATTGTCGCTGACTTATCTCTAGTCATACGGCTTCCACTCCCGGGAATTCCTCCGCGAGGTCCTCGTGGGCAAAGTAATTCAGTTCCAGGTCCTCTACACAATTCCTACCGGCGCCAAGCGTGAATACGGCACAATCAAGCTCCCCGGCTTTGACGCCTCCCTGCCTGATATCAGTGTGCAAGAAGGATGGACCCGCGTCCGGGAAGAGGCGGGCAA carries:
- a CDS encoding sedoheptulose-7-phosphate:D-glyceraldehyde-3-phosphate transaldolase TAL1: MSSALEQLKATGTVVVCDSGDFATIGKYKPQDATTNPSLILAASKKPEYASLIDAAVQKGKKEGKTLDEQVDATLDNLLVEFGKKILEIIPGKVSTEVDARFSFDTQASVDKALHIVKLYEQQGISKDRILIKIASTWEGIKAAHILQSQHGINCNLTLMFSLVQAIAAAEAGAFLISPFVGRILDWYKAAHKRDFSPEEDPGVKSVQSIFNYYKKHGYKTIVMGASFRNTGEITELAGCDYLTISPNLLEELYNSTASVPKKLDAASAASLDIPKRSYINDEAAFRFDFNEEAMAVEKLREGISKFAADAVTLKELLKQKIQA
- the sod1 gene encoding superoxide dismutase SOD1; this translates as MVKAVAVLRGDSKITGTVTFEQADENSPTTVSWNIKGNDPNAKRGFHVHQFGDNTNGCTSAGPHFNPYGKTHGAPEDSERHVGDLGNFETDAEGNAVGSKQDKLIKLIGAESVLGRTLVVHAGTDDLGRGGNEESKKTGNAGARPACGVIGIAA